The following are from one region of the Strix uralensis isolate ZFMK-TIS-50842 chromosome 4, bStrUra1, whole genome shotgun sequence genome:
- the TMEM144 gene encoding transmembrane protein 144 isoform X1, whose translation MNIGKTYSTFNISNGTDLAIGFTSSTVAILLFGTNFVPVKKFDTGDGMFFQWILCASIWIVSLVVNLIQNCPRFWPLAMVGGFVWATGNVTVVPIVKTIGLALGLLIWASFNLLTGWASSRFGWFGIDPEEVSRPILNYIGAGLSLLSAVIFLFIKTEVQSSSTSLERTPLLRESSINVSEDTSDDSWVNRLSPAKKRLIGCSLAVVAGILYGSSFVPVLYIKDHGRRNETIYTGASQFDLDYVFAHFSGIFLTSTIYFLIYCTIRKNKPNVYPQAVLPGFVSGVLWAIANCCWFIANQYLSAVVSFPIITAGPGLVAAMWGVLVFKEIKGLKNYVLLSVAFCVILAGSLSTAFSKV comes from the exons ATGAACATCGGGAAAACTTACAGTACCTTTAACATCAGCAATGGAACAGATCTAGCTATTGGCTTTACATCTTCCACAGTAGCTATCCTTCTGTTTGGGACAAACTTTGTGCCTGTTAAGAAATTTGATACCGGTGATG GCATGTTCTTCCAGTGGATTCTCTGTGCCTCCATATGGATAGTTTCTTTGGTGGTCAATTTAATCCAGAATTGCCCCCGTTTTTGGCCTCTTGCTATGGTTGGGGGTTTTGTGTGGGCTACAG GCAATGTTACAGTTGTCCCTATTGTTAAAACTATTGGCTTAGCTCTCGGTCTTTTGATATGGGCTTCTTTTAATTTGCTGACAGGTTGGGCAAGTTCAAG GTTTGGCTGGTTTGGAATTGACCCAGAAGAGGTATCAAGACCAATCTTAAATTATATTGGAGCTGGACTTTCACTATTAAG tgctgtcatatttctttttataaaaactgAAGTCCAGAGTTCTTCAACTTCATTAGAAAGAACACCTTTGCTGAGAGAAAGT TCTATTAATGTTTCTGAAGATACCTCTGATGACTCGTGGGTGAACAGACTTTCTCCAGCAAAAAAGAGGCTCAT aggATGTAGCCTGGCTGTAGTAGCTGGAATACTTTACGGTTCCAGTTTTGTACCAGTACTTTACATCAAGGACcatggaagaagaaatgaaactATATACACAGGAGCAAGTCAATTTG ATTTAGATTATGTTTTTGCACACTTCAGTGGTATATTTCTTACAAGTACCATCTACTTTTTGATCTACTGTACaatcaggaaaaataaacctAATGTTTATCCCCAAGCCGTATTGCCAG GGTTTGTTTCTGGTGTGCTTTGGGCAATAGCCAATTGCTGCTGGTTCATAGCCAATCAGTATCTCAGTGCTGTGGTCAGCTTTCCAATAATTACTGCA GGTCCTGGCCTTGTTGCTGCAATGTGGGGAGTCCTTGTATTTAAAGAAATCAAG GGACTGAAAAACTACGTGTTACTCTCAGTAGCATTTTGTGTCATTTTGGCAGGATCACTCTCCACAGCTTTTTCTAAAGTTTGA
- the TMEM144 gene encoding transmembrane protein 144 isoform X2, whose product MNIGKTYSTFNISNGTDLAIGFTSSTVAILLFGTNFVPVKKFDTGMFFQWILCASIWIVSLVVNLIQNCPRFWPLAMVGGFVWATGNVTVVPIVKTIGLALGLLIWASFNLLTGWASSRFGWFGIDPEEVSRPILNYIGAGLSLLSAVIFLFIKTEVQSSSTSLERTPLLRESSINVSEDTSDDSWVNRLSPAKKRLIGCSLAVVAGILYGSSFVPVLYIKDHGRRNETIYTGASQFDLDYVFAHFSGIFLTSTIYFLIYCTIRKNKPNVYPQAVLPGFVSGVLWAIANCCWFIANQYLSAVVSFPIITAGPGLVAAMWGVLVFKEIKGLKNYVLLSVAFCVILAGSLSTAFSKV is encoded by the exons ATGAACATCGGGAAAACTTACAGTACCTTTAACATCAGCAATGGAACAGATCTAGCTATTGGCTTTACATCTTCCACAGTAGCTATCCTTCTGTTTGGGACAAACTTTGTGCCTGTTAAGAAATTTGATACCG GCATGTTCTTCCAGTGGATTCTCTGTGCCTCCATATGGATAGTTTCTTTGGTGGTCAATTTAATCCAGAATTGCCCCCGTTTTTGGCCTCTTGCTATGGTTGGGGGTTTTGTGTGGGCTACAG GCAATGTTACAGTTGTCCCTATTGTTAAAACTATTGGCTTAGCTCTCGGTCTTTTGATATGGGCTTCTTTTAATTTGCTGACAGGTTGGGCAAGTTCAAG GTTTGGCTGGTTTGGAATTGACCCAGAAGAGGTATCAAGACCAATCTTAAATTATATTGGAGCTGGACTTTCACTATTAAG tgctgtcatatttctttttataaaaactgAAGTCCAGAGTTCTTCAACTTCATTAGAAAGAACACCTTTGCTGAGAGAAAGT TCTATTAATGTTTCTGAAGATACCTCTGATGACTCGTGGGTGAACAGACTTTCTCCAGCAAAAAAGAGGCTCAT aggATGTAGCCTGGCTGTAGTAGCTGGAATACTTTACGGTTCCAGTTTTGTACCAGTACTTTACATCAAGGACcatggaagaagaaatgaaactATATACACAGGAGCAAGTCAATTTG ATTTAGATTATGTTTTTGCACACTTCAGTGGTATATTTCTTACAAGTACCATCTACTTTTTGATCTACTGTACaatcaggaaaaataaacctAATGTTTATCCCCAAGCCGTATTGCCAG GGTTTGTTTCTGGTGTGCTTTGGGCAATAGCCAATTGCTGCTGGTTCATAGCCAATCAGTATCTCAGTGCTGTGGTCAGCTTTCCAATAATTACTGCA GGTCCTGGCCTTGTTGCTGCAATGTGGGGAGTCCTTGTATTTAAAGAAATCAAG GGACTGAAAAACTACGTGTTACTCTCAGTAGCATTTTGTGTCATTTTGGCAGGATCACTCTCCACAGCTTTTTCTAAAGTTTGA